CTGGTCTTCAACTCCGGCTACCAGGCCAACACCGGGATCGTGCCGGCGCTCTTCGGCCGCCGCGACGCGGTCTTCGCGGACCAGCTCTGCCACGCGAGCCAGCTCGACGGCGCGATCCTGTCCCGCGCGAAGCTGCTCCGGTTCCGCCACAACGATCCGGAACAGCTGGAACGGATGCTCGGGAAGCACCGCGGATCGTTCGACCGGGCGCTCGTGATGACCGAGAGCGTCTTCAGCATGGACGGGGACCGTGCGCCGCTCTCCGCGCTGCTCGCGGCGTGCCGGCGGCACCGCTGCCTCTTCATGGTGGACGAGGCGCACGCCACGGGGGTCTTCGGGCCGCAGGGGCGGGGATGCGTCGAGGCGGAGGGGCTCGCGGGCGAAGTCGACCTCGTGATGGGGACGTTCAGCAAGGCGCTCGGGGCGTTCGGCGCCTACCTGGCCGGGACGCGGACGGTGGTCGAAATCCTCGTGAACTCCGCCCGCAGCTTCATCTACTCGACCGCGCTCCCCGCCGCGGTGATCGCGGCGGACCTCGCGGCCCTGCGGCTTTGCCTTGCCGGGGAGACGCGCGGAGCGGAGCTCCTGGAACGCGCGGCGTCGTTCCGGGAGGCGCTGCGCGCGAACGGATGGACGGTCGGCGGCGAAAGCCAGATCGTCCCCGTGGTCGTCGGCGGGAGCGCCCGCGCCGTCTCCCTTTCCAGGTCGCTCGCGGAGCGCGGCTACCTCACGCTTCCCGTCCGACCTCCCACCGTTCCGGAAGGGTCCGCCCGGCTCCGGTTCTCCCTGACTTCGGCGCACACGCCGGCCCAGCTCGCGGG
The sequence above is drawn from the Deltaproteobacteria bacterium genome and encodes:
- the bioF gene encoding 8-amino-7-oxononanoate synthase, translated to MTEKWKDFLEDRERRQLLRRLVPSGDRSPGVAVRGGRDYVDFSSNDYLGLSAHPALVAAAKGALEKYGVGAGASRLMSGDLAIHHELEREVAAFKGAEAALVFNSGYQANTGIVPALFGRRDAVFADQLCHASQLDGAILSRAKLLRFRHNDPEQLERMLGKHRGSFDRALVMTESVFSMDGDRAPLSALLAACRRHRCLFMVDEAHATGVFGPQGRGCVEAEGLAGEVDLVMGTFSKALGAFGAYLAGTRTVVEILVNSARSFIYSTALPAAVIAADLAALRLCLAGETRGAELLERAASFREALRANGWTVGGESQIVPVVVGGSARAVSLSRSLAERGYLTLPVRPPTVPEGSARLRFSLTSAHTPAQLAGVLEALGAA